A window of Anabas testudineus chromosome 7, fAnaTes1.2, whole genome shotgun sequence genomic DNA:
TCAGTGGTTCTTTGGTACCTGTGCTTTCTTCTCAGTGGTTTTTCTTCCAGTGAGTGTCGTCGTCCTTCTTTCTAAAATCGTACGTTTGCTTTTTCCTTCACACTCAAATCTTCAGTTCACTGTTAAATATGATGAAGAAAAGTGTTGAGATTTAACTAAGACTTATTAATTCTGATCTGATCAGTTAATaacctgcagctctgtgagtTCTGAACGTGGATCATATCTGTGTTTCTGGTCACTCTGATAAAATAAAGTTCATTAAATCATTGAGCCGTTAATGGTAAATTTTCCCTCAGTCGACGGTTTAACTGTTCTTACTGTTTATTATTCAAacactgtggaggaggaggaaactgGACGGTAACTACTGACTGTTCATCTTTTCAGCTGCTCTGTGGGTGAGAAACACGGAACAAGTTCATTTTTATACAAGGATCAAAGGAAGAGATGTCACAGTTAGGTTCCAGATGTCGTCACCGGGAAGCCGGAAGTTCTTCTGCCAGGAGACATGTGACAGAGGAAACCTTCTGATAGAAACCCCTGAGGACAGAGCTCAGAGCGGCAGGTACAGCATCAGGTTTGaagaaggagctgcaggaggaggaggagcgctCTCTGTGAGCATCACACAGCTGAAGACGTCGGATACAGGACTGTACCGATGTGGTCTGGGCTCGTCTGCATCCTCAGCTTCATTCAAGGAGTTTGAAGTTGTTGTCATAGACGGTGAGTCACTTCTGACAAagtgtttcttctctctgtgtttggtGCTGAAGTAAAGAACCTGAAGTTTGTACTTTAGTTATTCAGTTCTTACTGAACCTCTCCGATACACAGGACTGAACATTAAACTAATGTGATGtgattcttttttattgtttttagctCTTCTCTTTTTACCCTTTTCGGTCACGTTGTGAATCTTTTCCCTGATTTTTGTCTCTTGATGCTCACTGTGCCTCTGTGTTTTCCCAGCGCTGTTGAAGAGACACCACAGTCCTTCTGCAGAAGAGCCCGTCTGTACAACCAGGGGAGGAGATCTCACCGTCGCATGTGTGTTCACTTCACTTGGAAGCAGTTATTTCCTCTGTAAAGGAAAatgtgaggaagaagaaaatattcTCAGTGAAACCGACGGTGTCAGAGCGACAAGAGGCAGATACAGCACTGAATTTAGAAAAGGAAGACACACAGGAGGAATTGTGTTTGTGAGCATCACTCAGCTCAGTGGGTCGGACTCCGGACGGTACCGATGTGGTCTGGACAGAACCTTTACACCACATTCATACAGAGACTTCGACGTCATCGTCAGAGATGGTTAGTTTCTACTGAAATGAATGCAGcgtttcctcttctcttctaaTTCAGCCCATTAGTCAAACTGCTGTGAGCTGGAACTGATTTCACAACATGATTTCTGTGTGGTTTCACAGCTCCACCCGGCTCAAACCCAGACTCGACTCTTCAACCTTTTTCGACGTCGTCATCAACACAGAGTCCAGAAGCTGACAACAGAACCATCAGAACCACTGAACAGACTCAGACTGAGATCCTGGTTACAGGTTCATCCACACACTCTAAGTctttttaaaagtgtaatttgAGACAGTtggaatattttatttcaaaatctttttgtttctttacattttgaACTGACCCGGTTCTGCTGATGAACTAAGAAAATCCCATTAAAATCACTCATATCCTGGTTTAAATGGAGAAAtatttcctgtctgctgtttcttctgaCTCCTGATTTCACACTCTTGGTAACTATGATGCATCAGCTGTTATGGAAACATCACGTTGTGAACATCACAGTAACTTCACGTCTGTGACTGAGTCCATGTGGTTATTTTACTGCTTCTACTGTGTCGaggttataataataataataataataataataataacacaaatgtaaaaggaacTCCAGAACATTTGTCCTTTCATGAGACTAAATGTGCAAAGGGAGATAATAAAGAAGAGTTAGATGGACAGAGAGTGATGGATAAGGGAAGATCgtctttctttgtttgtcttCCACCACAGGCACTCTGCTCTATGTGGGTCTGACTCTGGTCGTTGCAGTCGTCCTTCTGTCGCTGGTCGTGCTGATCGTCTACATGAAGAGAAGAATCAAACCCAGTGGTgaggagacaggaaacacacagtgaagcaTGAGAACAGTGCTGTTGATCCATCAGGACTCCAGAGACAAACACTTTGTCTGTTCCACAGGTTTGAGGACCAGAGGAAACTCGGGCACCATCTACACCGAGGTGATTTCCTCTTTGTTCTCATGTTTGTTGCCTTCTGAGATTCTGCAgtaaaacatgacaacaacatcCTGCAGAAGGAAAAGTCAAAAGGACCCAGGCTGCATTTAACTGTTAAGACCAAAGAGTCTGTTGAACCCAGCTAACAGTGCTCATCATGTCCACAGActattatttttccatttaaatgtcTAGTTCACAGAAAATAACAGCAATGACAGTTTTTAGCTTCACACTAATATAACACTGTGTTTCAGCTGTgtccttgttgtttttttcagtttcctctctATGAGAACCAGCTTCCAGTCTCCACTCATGAAGAATCCACCTATCAGAGCCTCGACGCAGCCACCAGGGACCAGAACCAGATCTattccacactcacacacataaaacagacCTGATCTAGAGCTGATGAAACCTTGTGACCCggacttccttttttttttgtcgttgTCTAAATGTTAAGACACATGTTCATGTTCCTACAGTCTCTCAGGAAGTTGAAAAGGTTGCTGCACTGACGCTTGGTGAGTCACTAACTAtgtgtactactactactactactactactactactactactactactactactactactactactactactactgtacctCAGTTGCTCTTTTCCTCGTCACTGTGCTCAGATCACTCCACCGGTCAAATGTCTTTTATCACCCACATGAAGTGAGACCTCAGAGACCAGAGAGAACAAATCCCTTCTTTAAAAGTTCATGTTGTGTGAGTGTTGCAGTTATTTGAGACGTGGAACAAAAAGGTgcaataaagttttaaaataacgAGCCAACGTGTAAATGATGCTCTTTAATACCGTGGAGCAAAAACTCTAAAACTTTCATGTAGTAGCTGCTGGTGAAACACTGATCACAAACATCCACTCAGCAGCTCTGGAGCCTATTGCAGGGGTCACTGGACAAAAGGTGGGGAACATCTGGACGATCACAGGGctgacaaacattcacacctatggagAGTTTAGACACTTGCATGTGTTTGGACTCGGGAGGAAGTCACAGTACcaggagaaaacccacacagacacaggaagaacaCGCAAACTCCACACAGTCGGCACCGGGCCGAGCTGTGGATTTAAACGCGGGTCCTTTTTGCTTTGAGGcgatttattaaaaaatgtgttgatgtaTGTTTGGACATAGGAAACAGCTGCATGCTCCTCTTTAATAAAAGAGCAGTGAGCGTCCAGACGTGCATTTGAAGAAGCAACCAGCTGCTGTTCAAACTGATCGTTCCCTATCGTTATCACACAAATCTTATTATTACATGTTGaaaagtgaaatattaaaatgtgatttcacACGTTCAGTCATTTGATTTCAGTGTGAACATCGCTGTGAAACCGTCTTTACATCTACAGCTGTCGTGGACAGAAAGAGCCCGTTGGTGTTTTCACTCAGGCCACAGGGGGCAGTACTGAACACAACCAGGTGAGGAAACCATCACAGAATAAACCCAGACAGATGAAAAGCTATTGACAAtatgtttgtaataaaaacataaaactctgCTACGAGGCTCCTGTAAGAttcagagagtcagagagaatCGGTCTCATGTTGGGATCACACCAGTCACCCGGATCAGCaccaacacaaactgctgcatgtttgtatCACATCTACTCTGCTCTGTGCTCCCTGGTCAGGAAGAGGTTAATCTTCAGGAAGAGACACCTTTAAATTCAGTTAAGTCTCAGAAATGGAGACTGAGCggtttgtgatgtgtttgtttggaggAGGAACTCCATCATTTAGAGAAGTCACACCTGGTTCCTGGTTCATCAGTGAAGAAGGAACAAAGACGGAGTTCAACCTTCAGCATGAAAATCCTTCAGtgtctgatctgctgcttcttcctctgtgagtacagtcactctgctgctggtttttaCTGTAACAGCAGCTCAGTGCCTCATTTACACCTGCAGTTAATTTGATAAACAGTCATAAAAATaatcagagagaaagaaactctTTCCACACTCACATATGGATTCAAGTATTGTTGAGATTTGACTTGAAGAAGTGAAATGAtgctttaaatatattatttctgtgtgtgtcctataaaacacatcacagaggaaacactgacGTTTTCTCAGCAGGCTGCAGATTTCATCTTGTTACTTTAATGTTGAGTCAACTGTCGGATCACtaagaaaacagagctgaacTAGTGTTTCATTAACGATCAGAAGCTCGGACTGATCAGTGGTCGCAGGTTTTAAACACGGTTCATTTTCAGCTGCTTCAGTGATTCTGATAAATGGGAACCGAGTGAAACAGATGATGAAACTCACTGAGCTGTTGTTGTGGTTTAAAACTAATTCAGGACTTTTTATTGCAGGATTTTAAACTCGTCTAAAAGACCTGAAGGTTTTAACCTGCAGCAACAGAAGATTCTGTTGACAAGTGTTTTAAACAGACAGAGTGCTGAAGGAGTCGGATCATAGTTTGACGTCATGGTTAAACTGATTTATCATCACGTTAGCTACTTCATAATGAAATCAGCTCCTATTTCAAAtacatgtcctgttcttttcaCGCTGATTGaaatatgtttcatgttgtgACATTATACTTACTCAATAACTTAACAGCAGTTTGTCTcccagctgcagcattaacacCGTacatatctttttatttttgtttcctgaCGGCAGCTGATGTGTAAAGAACCTGATGTTTGTAATACTtagttatattatttattatttatcttatcTCGGTGAACTTGTGCTGTAAAGTTACTCAGACGACCCGAACACATCACTCACGTCGTGTGTGacttttattactgtatatgaatGTTGTCATGTTCTTTTCCAGCGACCTGTATTATGTGATAATcacatcacagcagcatttCCTCACATCGCTGTGTAACTGTTTCCTTCCACTCAAACTGCAGatcagcagcagactgagaaCTACTGGTGCATCCACACAGGAACTGTGTACGAGATATCATGTAGTTTATTTATAACATCACATCTGGGCCCAGCTCTTAGTTCTTTAGCTGATGATATTATTGATGTGATTCTGGAATCATCAGTTTAAATAAGATGTGACAACAACATATGAGAACTGAACAATCTCAGAACAGGAAACTCAAACGTTTGTTCTTACACTAGTGAACTCAGACTGATAAGAAGACGTGAGTTCATAAATgatgaatattaatattaataataataataataataatgataataatgatcaGCTTCGTGTCTTTTGTCTCTCTAGTTTTGTTCATGGCTGCTTTAACTTTCTCAACATCACGTCCACTCgtctccacaacatcagcaaCACAGACACCGAGGACAAGTTCAGGAAACTTCACACTTTCATCCAACACCAATGATTTTACAAATCCAAGTCCAGGTGAATCcacacatatataataaaactcTCTCTTCAGtcaaattatatttatacataatgtaatttatattatatgatatttaaACTGTTCACCACTAAATACTTATACACTGATCAACTGCAGTATCAACATCAGCTGGTGGTGCACGTGTGTCCTCACATATCAGAGGTCATGTAGACAAATCAAAGTCGGACCCTCTCATTGACCAGGACGTGTCAGCGTTAACAGACTCCTTCTTCCACAGGTGTTCTGCTCTACGGGGTTCTGATTGGGGTCATCACGGTCGTCATCCTGTCGCTGACTGTGCTCATCTGCGTTAAGAGGAGCAGTAAACTCAGGGGTGACGCATCAGGAGACGACAGTAACACATGAAGCTAAACCACTAACTACTGTTCAGCAGAAACCACGTTTTCCTGCGTCTCTGTGATAAATTATTAGCTTTTCATGTGTAGCATGTGAATTaaggtgttttatatttcaccaaTTATCCATCCATTGTTTTTGGTCTGTTATATGTTTGCATTATGTCATAGTAtatgtggtttttgttttgagaGAATTTTTATTTTCggaatttcttttctttatgtgacctctgaccttttagcGATGTCATTTCCCGTACGTTGCGCTACTTTCCTCAGTCGGCTTGAAGCCTCACTGaggtgtgcatgtgagagacCGGTCGTATGaagttgctgtttttattttattttatacagatgTGTGATAATAAACCAGTCA
This region includes:
- the LOC113167412 gene encoding uncharacterized protein LOC113167412 isoform X2 codes for the protein MKREREAAAVTDPNLNMKLLHLMICFFLSALWVRNTEQVHFYTRIKGRDVTVRFQMSSPGSRKFFCQETCDRGNLLIETPEDRAQSGRYSIRFEEGAAGGGGALSVSITQLKTSDTGLYRCGLGSSASSASFKEFEVVVIDALLKRHHSPSAEEPVCTTRGGDLTVACVFTSLGSSYFLCKGKCEEEENILSETDGVRATRGRYSTEFRKGRHTGGIVFVSITQLSGSDSGRYRCGLDRTFTPHSYRDFDVIVRDAPPGSNPDSTLQPFSTSSSTQSPEADNRTIRTTEQTQTEILVTGTLLYVGLTLVVAVVLLSLVVLIVYMKRRIKPSGLRTRGNSGTIYTEFPLYENQPPASPSEESTYQSLDPASRDQNQIYSTVTLQKHT
- the LOC113167412 gene encoding uncharacterized protein LOC113167412 isoform X1; translation: MKREREAAAVTDPNLNMKLLHLMICFFLSALWVRNTEQVHFYTRIKGRDVTVRFQMSSPGSRKFFCQETCDRGNLLIETPEDRAQSGRYSIRFEEGAAGGGGALSVSITQLKTSDTGLYRCGLGSSASSASFKEFEVVVIDALLKRHHSPSAEEPVCTTRGGDLTVACVFTSLGSSYFLCKGKCEEEENILSETDGVRATRGRYSTEFRKGRHTGGIVFVSITQLSGSDSGRYRCGLDRTFTPHSYRDFDVIVRDAPPGSNPDSTLQPFSTSSSTQSPEADNRTIRTTEQTQTEILVTGTLLYVGLTLVVAVVLLSLVVLIVYMKRRIKPSGLRTRGNSGTIYTEFPLYENQLPVSTHEESTYQSLDAATRDQNQIYSTLTHIKQT